A segment of the Capnocytophaga sp. ARDL2 genome:
AGCCAATTGTAATCCATTGATTTTACTTTCAGGACTATACCCATTATTATTTGCTGAATAAAAAGTAAAAGGAACTTCAATTTCTACTCCCAAACGATCTATCGGAGTCCATTCGTATTCAATCAGTCCTTCGTATTCGTCGTAGTCATTTTTGTCATTGATTCCAAAGCCAATATTCCATTCTTTTTCACCTTTTCTAGCCCCTAAATCTCTAATTAAATCAATATATAAAGATTCGGCATGTAGAATTTTTGGTTTTCATTGGGAATATTTTCTACTTCATGAATAAATTTAATATCTTTTTGTACGTTTTTAGAAGTATTTTCCTTCTTGTGCAAACATCGTTTGACAGAATAGTATTGTTCCAATGATGAAAAAATGTTTTTTCATAGATCTATTGTATAACTTATTAAGGTTAAAAAATAGAATCTATGTGTCTAATTACAAATTTAAAGGAATATTGTTTTTAAGAAAAGGATTGATTTTTAAAATTTAGATAAAAAAATCCGAATGTTATAAATACACTCGGATTTAATATTTACTATAAAGAAAACAATTGTTTGATTTCTTCTACTTTGTCCAATTTTTCCCAAGTAAACAACTCTACATCCAAAACGATGGTTTCGCCGTCTGGGTTGGTAAACGATTTGGTTACCACTTCGTTTTTTCTTCCCATATGACCGTAAGAAGCTGTCTCAATGTACATTGGCTGGCGTAACTTCAAGTTTTTCTCGATGAAATACGGACGCAAATCA
Coding sequences within it:
- a CDS encoding HAEPLYID family protein, producing the protein MLHAESLYIDLIRDLGARKGEKEWNIGFGINDKNDYDEYEGLIEYEWTPIDRLGVEIEVPFTFYSANNNGYSPESKINGLQLATQYTFLVNEKHTTSLVVGYLHKLGMSAFGELSKQTLFSHNEIKPFFVDAKRWGNNFHTLIYAGPAIE